A window of Rhodococcus sp. SGAir0479 contains these coding sequences:
- a CDS encoding alpha/beta fold hydrolase — protein MAFVEAAGARLHYEERGDGEPLVLLHGNGEDLGYFAAQTADFAARYRVIALDTRAHGRSTRGDGPLDFARLADDVCAVLDAVGAPSAHVLGYSDGGNTALTLALRRPERVRSLIVNGANLDPRGLGRRFRVPVTAAWLLAAPAARLSQRLARRRELLELMVRHPHIPAADLSAIAVPTLVIVGERDPIPRRHTELIARSIPGAELVIVPDAGHPCAAERPDVFDAVVLDFLARAEARS, from the coding sequence GTGGCATTCGTCGAGGCCGCCGGTGCGCGGCTGCACTACGAGGAGCGCGGCGACGGGGAGCCGCTGGTGTTGCTGCACGGCAACGGCGAGGACCTCGGGTACTTCGCGGCCCAGACGGCGGACTTCGCCGCGCGGTACCGGGTGATCGCCCTCGACACCCGTGCGCACGGCCGGTCCACCCGCGGCGACGGACCCCTCGACTTCGCCCGACTGGCCGACGACGTGTGCGCGGTGCTCGACGCCGTCGGTGCCCCGAGCGCGCACGTCCTCGGCTACAGCGACGGCGGGAACACCGCACTGACCCTGGCGCTGCGGCGGCCGGAACGGGTGCGTTCGCTGATCGTCAACGGCGCCAACCTGGATCCGCGCGGACTGGGCCGGCGGTTCCGGGTGCCGGTCACCGCGGCCTGGCTGCTGGCGGCCCCGGCCGCCCGGCTGTCGCAGCGGCTGGCCCGCCGCCGGGAACTGCTCGAGCTGATGGTCCGGCACCCGCACATCCCGGCCGCGGACCTGTCCGCGATCGCCGTCCCGACGCTGGTGATCGTCGGCGAGCGCGACCCGATCCCGCGCCGGCACACCGAACTGATCGCCCGCTCGATTCCCGGCGCCGAGCTCGTGATCGTGCCGGACGCCGGACATCCGTGTGCCGCGGAGCGGCCGGACGTCTTCGACGCGGTCGTGCTGGACTTCCTGGCGCGTGCCGAGGCCCGCAGCTAG
- a CDS encoding DUF456 domain-containing protein: MSTGVEVLLGLVMLVGLVGIVVPVLPGTLLILAALLVWAILDASPAGWVVFAVATLLLVAAGVVKYAWPGRRMRDAGVPGRSVVFGGLLGIVGFFVVPVVGLLLGFLLGTYLAEAARRRTHRDAWASTVHATKAVGLSILVELFGALLAVALWLGAAVAL, from the coding sequence GTGAGCACCGGAGTCGAGGTTCTCCTCGGCCTGGTGATGCTGGTCGGGCTGGTCGGCATCGTCGTGCCGGTTCTGCCGGGCACGCTGCTGATCCTGGCCGCGCTACTGGTGTGGGCGATCCTGGATGCCAGCCCCGCCGGGTGGGTGGTGTTCGCGGTCGCGACGCTGCTGCTGGTCGCGGCCGGCGTGGTCAAGTACGCGTGGCCGGGGCGGCGGATGCGCGACGCCGGGGTTCCGGGCCGCTCGGTGGTGTTCGGCGGACTGCTGGGGATCGTCGGATTCTTTGTGGTCCCGGTCGTCGGACTGCTGCTCGGTTTCCTGCTCGGGACCTACCTCGCCGAGGCGGCCCGCCGGCGCACCCACCGGGACGCGTGGGCCTCGACCGTGCACGCCACCAAGGCCGTCGGTCTGTCGATCCTCGTCGAACTGTTCGGGGCGCTGCTCGCGGTGGCGCTGTGGCTGGGCGCGGCGGTGGCGCTCTGA
- a CDS encoding amidohydrolase family protein, translating to MFDAHVHIIDPRFPLVENNGYLPDPFTIDDYRARMAGFGVDGGAVVTASYQGTLGRPQLLAALRELGEGWVGVTHLDPDATDDDIVELDRAGVRGIRFNLRRSATDVQILTTQALRAYDLVGWHAEFYVDATLLLSLEPVFAKLPAVSIDHLGMSTRGLRYLLNLVDRGAKVKATGFGRTSIDDVGSVIRQIHAVNPKALMFGTDLPGSRARRAFEAADVDIIADAVGDDLDAVLGGNAREWYRCPA from the coding sequence GTGTTTGACGCGCACGTGCACATCATCGACCCGCGGTTCCCGCTGGTGGAGAACAACGGCTACCTGCCCGATCCGTTCACGATCGACGACTACCGCGCCCGGATGGCGGGGTTCGGGGTGGACGGCGGGGCGGTGGTGACCGCGTCGTACCAGGGCACCCTGGGCCGCCCGCAACTGCTCGCGGCGCTGCGCGAGCTCGGCGAGGGCTGGGTGGGCGTCACCCACCTGGACCCCGACGCGACCGACGACGACATCGTCGAACTGGACCGGGCCGGGGTGCGCGGGATCCGGTTCAATCTGCGGCGCAGCGCCACCGACGTACAGATCCTCACGACGCAGGCGCTGCGCGCGTACGACCTGGTGGGCTGGCACGCCGAGTTCTACGTGGACGCGACGCTGCTGCTCTCGCTCGAGCCGGTGTTCGCGAAGCTGCCGGCCGTCAGCATCGACCACCTGGGGATGTCGACGCGCGGGCTGCGCTACCTGCTCAACCTCGTCGACCGCGGCGCCAAGGTGAAGGCGACCGGGTTCGGGCGCACCTCCATCGACGACGTCGGCAGCGTCATCCGGCAGATCCACGCGGTCAACCCGAAGGCGCTGATGTTCGGCACCGACCTGCCCGGCAGCCGGGCCCGACGCGCCTTCGAGGCCGCCGACGTGGACATCATCGCCGACGCCGTCGGCGACGACCTGGACGCGGTACTCGGCGGCAACGCCCGCGAGTGGTACCGCTGCCCGGCCTGA
- a CDS encoding VOC family protein, with product MAFPGALVAFVASTDLDVSSMFYVDTLGLTVLERTPFALVVDGGGTELRITLVQSRVETGYTVLGWRTPDLSAAVDDLRSRGVEFLRYQGMDQDEHAGWTAPDGTRVAWFHDPHGNVLSIHQPSS from the coding sequence ATGGCCTTCCCCGGAGCACTCGTCGCGTTCGTGGCCAGCACGGACCTGGACGTGTCGTCGATGTTCTATGTCGACACCCTGGGGCTGACCGTCCTCGAGCGGACCCCGTTCGCGCTGGTCGTCGACGGCGGCGGCACCGAACTGCGGATCACGCTGGTGCAGTCGCGGGTCGAGACGGGGTACACGGTGCTCGGGTGGCGCACACCGGATCTGTCGGCCGCCGTGGACGATCTCCGCAGCCGGGGCGTCGAGTTCCTGCGCTACCAGGGGATGGACCAGGACGAGCACGCCGGCTGGACCGCGCCCGACGGCACCCGCGTCGCGTGGTTCCACGATCCGCACGGCAACGTGCTCTCGATCCACCAGCCGTCGAGCTGA
- a CDS encoding rhodanese-like domain-containing protein, with the protein MSYAGDITPQQAWELLREHPEAVLVDVRTDAEWRYVGVPDTSSIDRRTVLIEWVSYPTGARNESFVDQLVEAGIVGGAEDDEASRPVIFLCRSGVRSIAAADAATAAGIGPAYNVLDGFEGGLGADGRRGTSGWRAAGLPWTQS; encoded by the coding sequence GTGAGCTACGCAGGTGACATAACGCCGCAGCAAGCCTGGGAGCTGCTGCGCGAGCATCCGGAAGCCGTGCTCGTGGATGTGCGGACCGACGCGGAATGGCGATACGTCGGGGTGCCCGACACGTCGTCCATCGACCGCCGGACCGTGCTCATCGAATGGGTGAGCTACCCCACGGGTGCGCGCAACGAGTCCTTCGTCGACCAGCTCGTCGAGGCCGGCATCGTCGGCGGTGCCGAGGATGACGAGGCGTCGCGGCCGGTGATCTTCCTGTGTCGTTCCGGCGTGCGCTCGATCGCTGCGGCCGACGCCGCGACCGCCGCCGGCATCGGCCCCGCCTACAACGTGCTCGACGGATTCGAGGGCGGACTGGGCGCCGACGGTCGCCGCGGCACCTCCGGCTGGCGGGCCGCGGGCCTGCCCTGGACGCAGTCGTGA
- a CDS encoding Rv0361 family membrane protein, whose product MTDQHEPPEDPSRTTAKPFILAVSIVAIVMIGIVVSSWLSPADENRSEADQLNASASDFVRASNNDDAGAVDRMVCDGFAEDRSPLAGREGEVTVVSLTNEQVKGDEATADVRIDAKDGKGEATATWRFVRGDDRWLVCD is encoded by the coding sequence ATGACCGACCAGCACGAGCCGCCCGAGGATCCCTCGCGGACCACGGCGAAGCCCTTCATCCTCGCCGTGTCAATAGTCGCGATCGTGATGATCGGAATTGTCGTCTCGTCGTGGCTCTCCCCGGCGGACGAGAACCGTTCTGAGGCCGACCAGCTCAACGCCTCGGCGTCCGATTTCGTCCGCGCGAGCAACAACGACGACGCCGGAGCGGTGGACCGGATGGTGTGCGACGGCTTCGCCGAGGACCGCTCGCCGCTGGCCGGACGCGAGGGCGAAGTGACCGTCGTGTCGCTCACGAACGAGCAGGTCAAGGGTGACGAGGCCACCGCCGACGTGCGGATCGACGCGAAGGACGGCAAGGGTGAGGCGACGGCGACGTGGCGCTTCGTGCGGGGCGACGACCGCTGGCTCGTCTGCGACTGA
- a CDS encoding CaiB/BaiF CoA transferase family protein, which produces MTTAGADRTGPLAGIRVVEFAGIGPGPHAATLLADLGADVVRIQRAGQLPAEGQVGDQTARNRRVVEADLKNPADVEKVLELLGRADVLIEGFRPGVMERMGLGPDVALDRCPRLVYGRMTGWGQDGPLAHSAGHDINYISLTGVLHAIGRKGERPVPPLNMVGDFGGGSMFLLLGILAALVERQTSGRGQVIDAAMVDGTLALSHIIWNFRRSGIWSDERGVNMLDGGAPYYDTYETSDGKYMAVGAIEPQFYAELLKGLDLDPAQLPGQHDAARWPELRQILTDRFLSRTRDEWTKVFDGTDACTTPVLTFAEAPQDPHVAARGAVIEIEGVPQHAPAPRFSRTPSATPQPPARSATDVDTLWR; this is translated from the coding sequence GTGACTACCGCAGGAGCCGACCGGACGGGCCCGCTCGCGGGCATCCGCGTCGTCGAGTTCGCCGGCATCGGACCGGGCCCGCACGCGGCGACGCTGCTCGCCGATCTGGGGGCCGACGTGGTGCGGATCCAGCGTGCCGGCCAGCTCCCGGCCGAGGGGCAGGTGGGCGACCAGACCGCGCGCAACCGTCGCGTCGTCGAGGCGGACCTGAAGAACCCCGCCGACGTCGAGAAGGTCCTCGAACTGCTCGGCCGCGCCGACGTCCTCATCGAGGGCTTCCGCCCCGGCGTCATGGAGCGGATGGGGCTCGGACCCGACGTCGCCCTCGACCGCTGCCCGCGGCTGGTCTACGGCCGCATGACCGGCTGGGGCCAGGACGGCCCGCTCGCGCACTCGGCGGGCCACGACATCAACTACATCTCCCTCACGGGTGTGCTGCACGCGATCGGCCGCAAGGGCGAGCGCCCGGTGCCGCCGCTGAACATGGTGGGCGACTTCGGCGGCGGCTCGATGTTCCTGCTGCTCGGCATCCTGGCCGCGCTGGTGGAACGGCAGACGTCGGGCCGGGGTCAGGTCATCGACGCCGCGATGGTCGACGGCACGCTGGCGCTGTCGCACATCATCTGGAACTTCCGCCGCAGCGGCATCTGGTCGGACGAGCGCGGCGTCAACATGCTCGACGGCGGTGCGCCGTACTACGACACGTACGAGACGTCCGACGGCAAGTACATGGCGGTCGGCGCCATCGAGCCGCAGTTCTACGCGGAACTGCTGAAGGGCCTCGATCTGGACCCGGCGCAGCTGCCCGGCCAGCACGACGCCGCCCGCTGGCCCGAGCTGCGGCAGATCCTCACCGACCGCTTCCTGAGCAGGACCCGCGACGAGTGGACCAAGGTCTTCGACGGCACGGACGCCTGCACCACCCCGGTGCTCACGTTCGCGGAAGCCCCGCAGGATCCGCACGTCGCGGCGCGCGGCGCCGTCATCGAGATCGAGGGCGTGCCGCAGCACGCCCCCGCGCCGCGCTTCTCGCGTACGCCGTCGGCCACCCCGCAGCCGCCGGCCCGCTCGGCCACCGACGTCGATACTCTCTGGCGATAG
- a CDS encoding O-succinylhomoserine sulfhydrylase, with product MSAIPQGGSFRKQLPDSVRPATLGVRGGTLRSGFEETSEAIYLNSGFVYESAEAAEQAFTGEVDHFVYSRYGNPTVKMFEERLRLLDGAEGCYATASGMSAVFTALAALLGQGDRLVAARSLFGSCFVVCNEILPRWGVETVFVDGEDLDQWEQALSVPTTAVFFETPSNPMQTLVDVRRVSEMAHAAGAKVVLDNVFATPLLQRSLDLGADVIVYSGTKHIDGQGRVLGGAILGPQDYIDGPVQQLIRHTGPALSPFNAHTLLKGLETMPLRVGHSVDSALRIAQFLESEASVRWVKYPFLESHPQYELATSQMSGGGTVVTFELGTPPGGGEDAAKKRAFELLNKLRIVDISNNLGDSKSLITHPATTTHRAMGPEGRAAIGLSDGVVRLSVGLEDPEDLLEDLAQALR from the coding sequence GTGAGCGCCATCCCGCAGGGCGGGTCCTTCCGTAAGCAGCTTCCCGACTCGGTTCGTCCGGCGACGCTGGGCGTCCGCGGCGGCACGCTACGCTCCGGTTTCGAGGAGACGTCGGAGGCGATCTACCTCAACTCCGGATTCGTGTACGAGTCCGCCGAGGCCGCCGAACAGGCGTTCACCGGCGAGGTCGACCACTTCGTCTACTCCCGCTACGGCAACCCCACCGTGAAGATGTTCGAGGAGCGGCTGCGCCTGCTCGACGGCGCCGAGGGCTGCTACGCCACCGCGTCGGGCATGTCCGCGGTGTTCACCGCGCTCGCTGCGCTGCTCGGCCAGGGCGACCGGCTGGTCGCGGCCCGCAGCCTGTTCGGCTCGTGCTTCGTGGTGTGCAACGAGATCCTGCCGCGCTGGGGCGTCGAGACCGTGTTCGTCGACGGCGAGGACCTCGACCAGTGGGAGCAGGCGCTGTCGGTGCCGACCACGGCCGTGTTCTTCGAGACCCCGTCCAACCCCATGCAGACCCTCGTCGACGTCCGCAGGGTGTCGGAGATGGCGCACGCCGCCGGCGCCAAGGTGGTGCTCGACAACGTCTTCGCCACCCCGCTGCTGCAGCGCAGCCTGGACCTGGGCGCCGACGTCATCGTGTACTCGGGCACCAAGCACATCGACGGGCAGGGCCGCGTCCTCGGCGGTGCGATCCTGGGCCCGCAGGACTACATCGACGGCCCGGTGCAGCAGCTGATCCGGCACACCGGCCCGGCGCTGAGCCCGTTCAACGCGCACACCCTCCTCAAGGGCCTCGAGACGATGCCGCTGCGTGTGGGCCACTCGGTGGACAGCGCGCTGCGGATCGCGCAGTTCCTCGAGTCCGAGGCGTCGGTGCGCTGGGTCAAGTACCCGTTCCTCGAGTCGCATCCGCAGTACGAGCTGGCGACGTCGCAGATGAGCGGCGGCGGCACGGTCGTCACGTTCGAACTGGGAACTCCGCCGGGAGGCGGAGAGGACGCTGCCAAGAAGCGCGCGTTCGAACTGCTGAACAAGCTTCGCATCGTGGACATCTCGAACAATCTCGGTGACTCCAAGTCGCTCATCACCCATCCGGCCACCACCACGCACCGCGCGATGGGACCGGAGGGGCGCGCGGCGATCGGGCTGTCCGACGGCGTCGTGCGACTGTCGGTGGGACTCGAGGATCCCGAGGACCTGCTCGAGGATCTGGCGCAGGCGCTGCGCTGA
- the purT gene encoding formate-dependent phosphoribosylglycinamide formyltransferase gives MPLEIPADVPARIGTPLSPSATRVMLLGSGELGKEVIIALQRLGVEVIAVDRYADAPGHQVAHRAHTIDMGDREQLLRLVEDERPHFVVPEIEAIATEALAEVEERGLAVVIPTARATQLTMNREGIRRLAAEDLGLPTSPYAFADSLGEVRAAAERIGFPCVIKPVMSSSGKGQSVARSADDLETSWDYALSGGRVNKGRVIVEGFVDFDYEITQLTVRAVDGTHFCEPIGHLQDAGDYIESWQPQAMTPAALAAAREVAEKVTTALGGRGIFGVELFVKGDDVYFSEVSPRPHDTGLVTLRSQRLSEFELHARAILGLPVDTTLAAPGASAVIYGGTEAVGVAFEGVADALAVPETDLRLFGKPEAFARRRMGVAVSTGPDVETARERAREAAARVRVVVPE, from the coding sequence ATGCCCCTCGAGATTCCCGCTGACGTCCCCGCCCGCATCGGTACCCCGCTGAGCCCGAGCGCCACCCGTGTGATGCTGCTCGGCTCGGGCGAGCTGGGCAAGGAAGTGATCATCGCGCTGCAGCGGCTGGGTGTCGAGGTGATCGCCGTCGACCGTTACGCCGACGCGCCCGGACACCAGGTGGCGCACCGCGCCCACACCATCGACATGGGCGACCGCGAACAGCTGCTGCGGCTGGTCGAGGACGAGCGCCCGCACTTCGTGGTGCCCGAGATCGAGGCCATCGCGACCGAGGCGCTCGCCGAGGTCGAGGAGCGGGGTCTGGCCGTCGTCATCCCCACCGCGCGCGCCACGCAGCTGACGATGAACCGGGAGGGGATCCGGCGGCTCGCGGCCGAGGACCTGGGCCTGCCGACGTCGCCGTACGCGTTCGCCGACTCCCTGGGCGAGGTCCGTGCGGCCGCCGAGCGGATCGGGTTCCCGTGCGTGATCAAGCCGGTGATGTCGTCGTCCGGCAAGGGTCAGTCCGTGGCCCGCAGCGCCGACGACCTCGAAACCTCATGGGACTACGCGCTTTCCGGTGGCCGCGTGAACAAAGGGCGCGTGATCGTGGAGGGCTTCGTCGACTTCGACTACGAGATCACCCAGCTCACCGTGCGCGCGGTGGACGGCACGCACTTCTGCGAACCGATCGGGCACCTGCAGGACGCCGGCGACTACATCGAGTCGTGGCAGCCGCAGGCGATGACCCCGGCCGCGCTCGCCGCCGCGCGCGAGGTCGCGGAGAAGGTCACCACCGCGCTCGGCGGCCGCGGCATCTTCGGCGTCGAACTGTTCGTCAAGGGCGACGACGTGTACTTCTCCGAGGTGAGCCCCCGCCCGCACGACACCGGGCTGGTGACGCTGCGCTCGCAGCGGCTCTCGGAGTTCGAACTGCACGCCCGCGCGATCCTCGGCCTGCCGGTCGACACCACGCTCGCCGCACCCGGCGCGTCGGCGGTGATCTACGGCGGCACCGAGGCCGTCGGCGTCGCGTTCGAGGGTGTCGCCGACGCGCTGGCGGTGCCGGAGACCGATCTGCGGCTGTTCGGCAAGCCGGAGGCGTTCGCCCGGCGCCGGATGGGCGTCGCGGTGTCGACCGGCCCCGACGTCGAGACCGCCCGCGAGCGTGCCCGCGAGGCCGCCGCGCGGGTGCGCGTCGTCGTACCGGAGTGA
- the yczR gene encoding MocR-like transcription factor YczR, with product MMMHAVGARSVSRDLGGWRDDAGRRPAYRALADGIRLLVHDGRIPLGAALPGERELAGELQVSRTTVTTAYSVLREEGFLSSRQGSRSTVTMPAAPPRAPAVGSARRPEAGDVVDLSYAAMVAPVLEVQEAYSAALQALPPFLDTHGMEPHGIAVLREAIAARYCARGLETTPAQIMVTSGAQHAFRLLLGVLTAPGERVLVDHPTYPNALAAVRRVGGRPVPVPVRPEGGASRAWDLGGIRSAARQTAAGMAYLIPDFHNPTGLCLDDAGRAELARIARETRMTLVVDETMVDVWLDAPPPAPVAAHGRGLSEVVTIGSVSKSHWGGLRVGWIRAEPELIGRLVGSRSASDLGTPVMDQLAAVHLLDAGDGPVEARREILRAQRAVLLDELAARLPDWVPTVGTGGMSLWLRMPAPVSTALAATAPSHGVVLAAGPRFGVEGAFERYIRLPYARPADELRRAVAGVAAAYDALGVTVDPAEPALVV from the coding sequence ATGATGATGCATGCGGTCGGTGCGCGGTCGGTCTCGCGGGATCTCGGTGGGTGGCGCGACGACGCCGGACGCCGGCCCGCGTACCGCGCCCTCGCCGACGGGATCCGGTTGCTCGTGCACGACGGCCGCATCCCGCTCGGTGCCGCGCTGCCGGGCGAGCGGGAACTCGCCGGCGAGCTGCAGGTGAGCCGGACGACCGTCACCACCGCCTACTCGGTACTGCGTGAGGAGGGTTTCCTGTCCAGCCGACAGGGCTCGCGGAGCACCGTGACGATGCCGGCGGCTCCGCCCCGCGCGCCGGCCGTCGGGAGTGCCCGTCGGCCCGAGGCCGGCGACGTCGTGGATCTGAGCTACGCGGCCATGGTCGCCCCCGTTCTCGAGGTGCAGGAGGCGTACAGCGCTGCGCTGCAAGCACTTCCCCCCTTCCTCGACACGCACGGGATGGAGCCGCACGGGATCGCGGTGCTACGCGAGGCCATCGCGGCCCGCTACTGCGCGCGGGGTCTCGAGACGACGCCGGCGCAGATCATGGTCACCTCGGGTGCGCAGCACGCGTTCCGGCTGCTCCTCGGGGTGCTCACGGCGCCGGGGGAGCGGGTCCTCGTCGACCATCCGACGTATCCCAACGCGTTGGCGGCGGTCCGGCGGGTGGGTGGGCGTCCGGTTCCCGTGCCGGTGCGTCCGGAGGGCGGTGCGTCGCGGGCGTGGGATCTGGGCGGCATCCGCAGTGCCGCGCGCCAGACCGCGGCCGGGATGGCTTATCTGATCCCGGATTTCCACAACCCGACCGGGCTGTGCCTCGACGACGCCGGCCGCGCCGAGCTGGCCCGGATCGCGCGCGAGACCCGGATGACGCTGGTGGTCGACGAGACGATGGTCGACGTCTGGCTCGACGCGCCGCCGCCGGCGCCGGTCGCGGCGCACGGGCGGGGTCTGTCGGAGGTGGTGACGATCGGGTCGGTGTCCAAGTCCCACTGGGGTGGCCTGCGGGTGGGATGGATTCGCGCCGAACCGGAACTGATCGGCCGGCTGGTCGGATCCCGGTCCGCGTCGGACCTCGGTACGCCGGTCATGGACCAGCTCGCCGCGGTGCACCTGCTCGACGCGGGCGACGGCCCGGTCGAGGCGCGGCGCGAGATCCTGCGTGCCCAGCGGGCCGTCCTGCTCGACGAGCTGGCCGCCCGGCTGCCCGACTGGGTGCCCACGGTCGGGACCGGCGGTATGTCGCTCTGGCTACGGATGCCCGCACCGGTGTCGACCGCGCTCGCGGCGACCGCCCCCAGTCACGGGGTCGTGCTGGCGGCGGGCCCGCGCTTCGGCGTGGAGGGCGCGTTCGAGCGCTACATCCGGCTGCCCTACGCGCGGCCGGCCGACGAGCTCCGGCGCGCGGTGGCGGGCGTGGCCGCGGCGTACGACGCGCTCGGGGTCACGGTCGACCCGGCCGAGCCGGCGCTGGTCGTCTAG
- a CDS encoding FAD-dependent oxidoreductase produces the protein MTDQTRPLRVAIVGAGPAGIYAADALMKSDTEVSIDLFERMPAPFGLIRYGVAPDHPRIKGIITALHKVLDKDSVRLLGNIDYGADITLEDLRRFYDAVIFSTGANADRALNIPGIDLDGSYGAADFVSWYDGHPDVPRTWPLDAEKVAVLGVGNVALDIARVLAKTGDELLPTEIPANVYEGLKNNKAVEVHVFGRRGPAQAKFTPLELRELDHSPTIEVIVDPEDIDYDEGSEAARRASKQVDMVANTIQDWAIRDQGDRPHKLFLHFFESPHEVLGKDGKVVGLRTERTELDGTGNVRGTGKFNDWDVQAVYRAVGYLSQNIPSIPFDDQAGTVPNEAGRVIGEDGKHIDATYVTGWIKRGPVGLIGHTKGDANETIACLLEDAPNFAGATEPGEDAIIEFLEGKGVPYTTWQGWYRLDAHERSLGEPEGRERVKVVEREDMLRASEPHKA, from the coding sequence ATGACTGACCAGACTCGTCCACTGCGCGTGGCCATCGTCGGCGCCGGCCCCGCCGGTATCTACGCCGCCGATGCGCTCATGAAGTCCGACACCGAGGTGAGCATCGACCTGTTCGAGCGGATGCCGGCACCGTTCGGCCTCATCCGATACGGCGTCGCCCCCGACCACCCGCGGATCAAGGGCATCATCACCGCGCTGCACAAGGTCCTGGACAAGGACTCGGTGCGTCTGCTCGGCAACATCGACTACGGCGCCGACATCACTCTCGAGGACCTGCGGCGCTTCTACGACGCCGTCATCTTCTCGACCGGCGCCAACGCCGACCGCGCGCTGAACATCCCGGGCATCGACCTGGACGGCTCGTACGGCGCCGCGGACTTCGTGTCCTGGTACGACGGGCACCCCGACGTGCCGCGCACGTGGCCGCTCGACGCCGAGAAGGTCGCCGTCCTGGGCGTCGGCAACGTCGCGCTCGACATCGCGCGCGTGCTCGCCAAGACCGGCGACGAGCTGCTGCCCACCGAGATCCCCGCAAACGTGTACGAGGGCCTGAAGAACAACAAGGCCGTCGAGGTCCACGTGTTCGGTCGCCGCGGTCCCGCGCAGGCCAAGTTCACGCCGCTCGAGCTGCGCGAGCTCGACCACTCCCCGACCATCGAGGTCATCGTCGACCCCGAGGACATCGACTACGACGAGGGCTCCGAGGCCGCGCGCCGCGCCTCCAAGCAGGTCGACATGGTCGCCAACACGATCCAGGACTGGGCCATCCGCGACCAGGGCGACCGCCCGCACAAGCTGTTCCTGCACTTCTTCGAGTCACCGCACGAGGTGCTCGGCAAGGACGGCAAGGTCGTGGGGTTGCGCACCGAGCGCACCGAGCTCGACGGCACCGGCAACGTCCGCGGCACCGGCAAGTTCAACGACTGGGACGTGCAGGCCGTCTACCGCGCGGTCGGCTACCTGTCGCAGAACATCCCGTCGATCCCGTTCGACGACCAGGCCGGCACCGTTCCCAACGAGGCCGGACGGGTCATCGGCGAGGACGGCAAGCACATCGACGCCACGTACGTCACCGGCTGGATCAAGCGCGGCCCCGTCGGCCTCATCGGCCACACCAAGGGCGACGCCAACGAGACCATCGCGTGCCTGCTCGAGGACGCCCCGAACTTCGCGGGGGCCACGGAGCCGGGCGAGGACGCGATCATCGAGTTCCTCGAGGGCAAGGGCGTCCCCTACACCACGTGGCAGGGCTGGTACCGCCTCGACGCCCACGAGCGTTCCCTCGGCGAGCCCGAGGGCCGCGAGCGCGTCAAGGTCGTCGAGCGCGAGGACATGCTCCGCGCCAGCGAGCCGCACAAGGCCTGA